In Cucurbita pepo subsp. pepo cultivar mu-cu-16 chromosome LG10, ASM280686v2, whole genome shotgun sequence, the DNA window TCAAGCTACTGCGTCCAGCATAACGATCTGGACCACCCTTACTCGTACGACTGGAAGGGATATTAGGACCACGAGATCTGGAATCAACCGGATCCTTATTCTgaagaagcaagaaaaaagagaggagTGAAGAACATTGAGAAAATAAGTCAAGATCAATTATATGTGTATGAGATAAGTTATCTACTAAAGCCAGCTAAACCAACATGAATGCAGTATCTGAATGACATGGTAAAAGCTTTTAGAACAAACATCTGCATTCCTCTCACATACGcacctcttttttcttttctcgtttGCTCTTCACCTCATGAAAAGGGTCTACACAACGAtagaacaaaattattataatcttTAAACCTTTAGAGTCGCACAGAGAGAAACTAACAGAACGCACAACCACAAATGTCCTAGAAGATACTCATTCTAAAAACATGTACTTGATAGCCCCAAAAGCATAAATGTCTCGTATGGGTTGATAGAAGCACGAACAGACGTTGGCAAGACTATTCTTTCTGGTCTCACTTCACCAACGATGACAGTGAAAATACAACCTTCAACTTCAACatttaaacaaaacatttGCATAATCAAGTACGAACTTGGATTTCACGACCAAGAGTTCTCGCGGCAAAACCCGGCGGGTAAAACACAAGGATGATTAACCTTTCCGactcaagaaaaatagagaacCGTGAACGTGGAAataggagaaaaaagaaaagaccttGCGTAATGAGGCGATTAACGGCTTCGTCAGGATCCATATTACATTCTCTTAGGGTAGCATAGATCTCCTGGTCGGTACAGTTATTTACAATCTCTTTCAAGCTCTGGACCATCTTCCGCCACTCGGCCGGAATTCCAGATGCTCCATTGGTGCTTTtgcttcctcctcctcctcctcctcctcctcctttggCACCCATACTGTTTCACTATGTTTGGCTACCTCTCTCCCTCGCCGGCCGGGGGTTCAGATCTGAGAAACCTTTCAAAAGGGCAGGCTTTAGTCCGTCTCCCGCTAGGGTTCCGCCGTGACAGGAAGAAGATATGTTTGTCGATGCACTGTATACGATTCTCTCTCTCGTCTCTCGTTCTGCTTTTTGTTACGCATCGAAAAccctttccctctctctctctctctctctctctagtcTCCCTCCTTTTTTCCTCTGTCTCCcccaattttcctttttctttttctttttcgttttttgGGAAccgaaataaataattaaaacgaCGTCGATTTATCAGATCACATAGAAAGTAATAATACGATTACCACgctagaaaaataaatacaaaattacaaaaaaaaagaaaactattaaATGGTTTTTAAGAACAGAATATTTGCAATTTATTAACAAACATTTaacattttgtattttttattttattaaattttgtgaaaatatTAGATTCccataaaatacaaattagaATCTTATTctacatattaaaaaaatagtttaattcttttttatttcttaaaggTGGAATTAGAATCCATACTTTTTTAAGAAAAGCTAAATACAATGCACAAGCAAATAactaaaacaatttattttattttataaaagcaATTAAGgaattaaagttttaagaaaacaattaattaattatataaaatccgaatttatttggttgcaaaatttaaaaagtaaaataaaatagccAAATAGGTCGGTGTTTATCcaaaatgtatatatttttttttcaaaatgttcgCGTGACGGCGGCCTTGTTGGCCCATTAATGTTGGGCCCAACATTCAAACTATGGGCCTATCCTGTCTCATTGTCCACtggccctttttttttttgcacggtAGATCTGtgaaaacaattataaaattatgagatatttaaattataattattcaaacatgTTAGTCAAcgatattaattttgtaatttatttaaattaaaattaatctgtatataaataatataaaagatatGTGGAAACGTATATAAATAATCATTATattacataatttaaataaataatcaggaaactacataatttaaaattgtttttagaGAATCTTgatattaaagaattaaaagaaattaaaagtattttaatgGTTAAGAGTGAAGAATAATTAGGGTTACTTTAAGAGGGTATAATGCATTGAGAAGACTCTTAGGCTAAAGAATAATTGTACTTGTTTGACATAATTTGCTGATAGAATAtagtataaatattaaatattaaattagctTCATGTCTTTGTGTTGTTAAAATCCTATATTATTTTACGGTCCGTTTCTCAAGTATATAAACATAATGTTGTTAAAGTGGGCCATCATATTCCGACATGCTCATATGCTGTGTtggaatattaaataattatttgaaaactgaaataaaataaaaatgatattatgaAATTCAAAGTCCCCATGAAGAGATAATCCATTGGGATTCACAAAAGTCAATAATTGGAAAAACTAAATCagtttattcaatttattaaaataggaATCTGGAAAATAACCTCCGATAGGAATATGGAAAGTAACTCAAAATAGTAATACGGTCCATTCTCACATTCTCACTTGACAAGTATCAGGACATTTACTAGAGAGACGTTTTCACacgcttataagaaatgttatTTCTCaaatgaaatctcacaatccactctttttactagcacatcgccccgtgtctggctctgatgtAATTTGCAACAGTTCATGCCcgccgctaacagatattgtcgtcCTTGACTCGTTACTTATCGCGTTAGCCTCAAACTGATAGGAAATCCTCTATAAGAAATGATAGGAAGGagcttataaagaatacttcgtccCCTCTCAAACCCTTCTCAAACTGATGTAGAACCTCACATGATAGAATTTGGTTTGGATGAACCACAGCTGCTTTGGAGTTTGTCATGTTAAGTAGTTGATACAATTTCATTAGCTTTTCTGAAATATATAGTATTAACTTTTTAACGGTCATTCAATttcacaaataattttaaatggttGTGTTCATTTGAACATAGTAACTCTGAAAATAGGATACCAAATACCACCAATCTCTCATTCTACCATAGTTGAACTCAACAGCAATATCCAAACCAGAGATAtgatacaaagaaaaaatcaaccaaaattgtAAGAAAAGGCCCCAAATATGGGAAGTAGTTTGGGGGCTAAGATCTCGGTGTGTGGCTTGCGGCAGTATGATCATACGAACCACTCAGAAAGTCTGCGGAGAGATGTCAGTTATGTTGTGTTAGAATATTGGATGAGTAGTATCTGGCAGTTGAGTGGATAAGTGGGCTTGTTTCTAAAAGAAGGAATCAAATGCCACAACAGAAAATGGAGGCAGCGAGAGAAGGATTTGATTCTTGTTTTGGTACCTAAGCAGATTCTCCAGGGGACAATATTCTTGATCACAAACTACAAGATGCAACTTGTGCACACAAATCTATCGCCCATAGGCCATATAACCCATAACCCATAACCCATAACCCATAACCCAACCCCACCTTTAACTTTCTGATTCAGTAACATAAAGCTGAAGCTCTAAAGAGAAGAAGGGAAATGGCACCACACGAAACTGCAGAATCAGTATAGAGTTCACAGCAGGCCTTTCCTTCTCCATATACCTTTTTTCGTTTTCTAAACCTTCCCTTGCTTGCGCTTCCCAACTATTCAAATATACAATGCCTCCTCTCTCAAGTTTCCTCATATTCTCCTCCCCTTCTTTCTCACTCTTGATGATCCAAGAAAGCTTAGATTCTGTCGCCCCACCTCCCTGTATATATTGCTTGCCGCCAAAAAGGCTCATTCTTCTTTACAGAACCCCATTTCATATCAAATCTCTGGTCCTGTCATTGTTCAAAGACCTTTGAAGATCCAAAACCAAGCATTGGAATTAATTTGTAGAGATGGGTACCTGCGTTTGCCTCCAGGCTGCATTACTTTCATTGTTGATCTTCCTCAGTTTAGGTAAATCAGCGTTCAatgccttctttttttcttttttttttcctgcaCAATGATATCAATGCCTTATCTTTCTGCATTTCTCCTATTGGTTGTTCTAAGATAATCACAATGTGAAGAGGTTTCACTTTTTCACAAGAAGGAACTGACCTTGCTTTTTCTGGCTTCAGGTTCAAGTATTGCACGGACTCCATATTTTGAAGCAAACCAAGAAGACTATGTACTGCAAAATCAAGAAGAACAAATACCCTACTTTTCAACTTCAATATCCAACACTCAACTGGACACAATCCCCATTGTGAATCCAACCACCCCAGGCGGCGGCACAACTCCAACCCAGACCCCGATTGTGGATCCAACATCACCGCCAGCACAAACAATCCCTACCGGACCGACCATAACGCCCACAACCCCAACCATAACGCCGACAACCCCAACAACCACAGGCGGTGGAAGTTGGTGCATAGCAAGTTCAAGTGCTTCCCCAACCGCTTTGCAGGTAGCTCTTGACTATGCTTGCGGATATGGGGGCGCGGATTGCTCGGCAATCCAAACGGGAGGTAGTTGCTTTGAGCCCAACACTATGCGAGACCATGCTTCTTATGCCTTCAACCAGTACTACCAGAAGAATCCAGCACCCACAAGCTGCGTGTTTGGAGGAACTGCGCAGCTCACCAGCACAGACCCAAGTAAGAAAGATCATCACTtcaagtttattttaattcagaACCATAACAGAAAATAGGCAATACTTCATCTCCAAACAATACAACTGTAGGTATTCGGTCATGATTGATGCTTcctctttcatttcattttgaacaaaaacccaaaatttgCTTCATACCTTCGGACTTCAAAAACTGAGCATATTCCTTTTCCAAATTGTTTCCTATCTGCTAAAGTTTTTACCACACACAATAAAATTCAATCCTGGAATACGAACATCCCAGCTCCTGATAAAACTAGATAATCATTCCTCAGCTTGAAATGTGAACATATCTTTTCTTCATGATTGCAGGCAGTGGAAATTGTCGCTACGCAGCATCAAGATCAACGCCGAGGTAAATTGGAAAATAGTTCCCTCGTTAGAATCCGAATTCAAATAGCAGGAAAACAATCTCATCTAACTTGTTTATGCGAACGCAGCCCAACAACACCAATCAATCCACCAATGAATCCAACTccgatgccaccgtcaacccCAACCATAACAACGCCAACACCACCCGACACAATGCCTGCTGACACGACGCCAACCGATACCACACCGACCGACACCGGCGGTTTCGGAACAGAACCATCAGACACAGCAAGCTCCGCGATTCGAGTCACGAGCTTCTTCTCTTTCGTGTTCTTGGGATCACTTCTTATGACAATCATGTAAGAGGAGGCTGAAAGCGACTCGGATCTGGTCTATTACAATCTGCAGGCCGAGAAGGcatttagattttcttttatacaaAGGAGACGCG includes these proteins:
- the LOC111803572 gene encoding PLASMODESMATA CALLOSE-BINDING PROTEIN 2-like, yielding MGTCVCLQAALLSLLIFLSLGSSIARTPYFEANQEDYVLQNQEEQIPYFSTSISNTQLDTIPIVNPTTPGGGTTPTQTPIVDPTSPPAQTIPTGPTITPTTPTITPTTPTTTGGGSWCIASSSASPTALQVALDYACGYGGADCSAIQTGGSCFEPNTMRDHASYAFNQYYQKNPAPTSCVFGGTAQLTSTDPSSGNCRYAASRSTPSPTTPINPPMNPTPMPPSTPTITTPTPPDTMPADTTPTDTTPTDTGGFGTEPSDTASSAIRVTSFFSFVFLGSLLMTIM